From Deinococcus yavapaiensis KR-236, a single genomic window includes:
- a CDS encoding shikimate dehydrogenase, translated as MDAALALVGHRPEVAVALRELGLTALRVPEDNLTNVLDALRTLRFVGALVAPHKEEAVFGAVQPDALARRQGRVDAIALAGSTYGTHTLEEALVRLVDDSRYAVRGARLLLLGRDAPLRAALSLARLGPSMLTIATDDLPEAQRDLALLPAGTNAYAVSTRDTSFGGYAERADLVVLTNGSLPRGVLQPYHTLLDLTGEAWSEATRAGVPVLPATSLSALRLAAQLEHATGQKFKPEALAGVAQVLM; from the coding sequence ATGGACGCGGCCCTCGCCCTCGTCGGACATCGGCCCGAAGTCGCGGTCGCTCTGCGCGAACTGGGCCTGACCGCCTTGCGCGTGCCCGAGGACAATTTGACGAACGTCCTCGACGCCCTGCGAACGCTGCGCTTCGTGGGCGCGCTCGTCGCGCCGCACAAGGAGGAGGCGGTGTTCGGCGCGGTGCAGCCCGACGCCTTGGCCCGCCGTCAAGGACGCGTGGACGCGATCGCGCTCGCCGGATCGACGTACGGCACGCACACTCTGGAAGAAGCCCTCGTGCGCCTCGTGGACGACAGCCGCTACGCCGTGCGCGGCGCGCGCCTGCTGCTGCTCGGCCGAGATGCGCCGCTGCGCGCGGCCCTCAGCCTCGCGCGCCTCGGGCCGTCGATGCTCACGATCGCCACGGACGACTTGCCCGAAGCGCAGCGTGACCTCGCCTTGCTGCCCGCCGGAACGAACGCGTACGCGGTCAGCACGCGCGATACCTCGTTCGGCGGCTACGCCGAGCGCGCCGATCTCGTCGTGCTCACCAACGGCTCGCTGCCGCGCGGCGTGCTGCAGCCGTACCATACCCTTCTCGACCTCACGGGCGAGGCGTGGTCGGAAGCGACGCGCGCGGGCGTCCCGGTGTTGCCCGCGACGAGCTTGTCCGCCTTGCGGCTCGCCGCCCAACTCGAGCATGCCACAGGCCAGAAATTCAAGCCG
- a CDS encoding lipid II:glycine glycyltransferase FemX → MRLALEPTTDPHAYDDVVRSLPITSALQGWAYGEARRVLGFEPARYLVRRDGRAVGALQLLRRPLAPGLSYLYAPRGPALEDINLLADVASAIKRVARPTDVKVLIEPPLARPAHLIPDALGPWRRAQAEQPEHTIVTSLVPSEDELFANLHSMVRRNVRTAQKYGVTAGRDEDFEAFWDVFTATNERAKLGAFPRAYYETMLREGAAHGGEAYLVLARHEGRALAGGFFLAMGGATNYLFGGSIKDDRATPDGSERKDVKAPTAFYWHAMLDAKRRGYTSFDFWGIPRTLSGDKHSFGVYKMKENFGGEKVWFPGYDLALSPLASALTRVQRWRKDQNNFRKRGTTQDVL, encoded by the coding sequence GTGCGACTCGCCCTGGAACCCACCACCGATCCTCACGCGTACGACGACGTCGTACGCTCGCTGCCCATCACGAGCGCTCTGCAAGGCTGGGCGTACGGTGAAGCGCGGCGCGTCCTGGGCTTCGAACCCGCGCGCTATCTCGTTCGCCGCGACGGGCGAGCCGTCGGCGCCTTGCAGCTTTTGCGCCGTCCTCTCGCGCCGGGCTTGAGTTATCTGTACGCGCCGCGCGGCCCCGCCCTGGAGGACATCAACTTGCTCGCCGACGTGGCGAGCGCCATCAAACGTGTCGCGCGCCCGACGGACGTCAAGGTCCTGATCGAGCCGCCCCTCGCGCGGCCCGCGCACCTCATTCCCGACGCGCTCGGACCGTGGCGCCGAGCGCAAGCCGAGCAGCCCGAGCACACCATCGTCACGAGCCTCGTGCCGAGCGAAGACGAGCTGTTCGCCAACTTGCACTCTATGGTGCGCCGCAACGTCCGCACCGCGCAGAAGTACGGCGTGACGGCGGGACGCGACGAAGATTTCGAGGCGTTCTGGGACGTCTTCACCGCGACGAACGAGCGCGCCAAGCTCGGCGCCTTTCCCCGAGCGTACTACGAAACGATGCTGCGCGAAGGCGCCGCGCACGGCGGCGAAGCATACCTCGTCCTCGCTCGGCACGAGGGGCGCGCCCTCGCGGGCGGCTTCTTCCTGGCGATGGGCGGCGCCACCAACTACCTCTTCGGCGGCTCCATCAAGGACGACCGCGCCACGCCCGACGGCTCGGAGCGCAAAGACGTCAAGGCGCCCACCGCCTTCTACTGGCACGCCATGCTCGACGCGAAGCGGCGCGGATACACGAGCTTCGACTTTTGGGGCATTCCGCGAACCCTCAGCGGCGACAAGCACTCGTTCGGCGTGTACAAGATGAAGGAGAACTTCGGCGGCGAGAAAGTGTGGTTTCCCGGCTACGACCTCGCCCTTTCGCCGCTCGCTTCGGCCCTCACGCGCGTGCAACGCTGGCGCAAGGACCAAAACAACTTCCGCAAGCGCGGCACCACCCAGGACGTGCTGTGA
- a CDS encoding BON domain-containing protein, with translation MSDDKAPDPRTQDHAHQGQADLGYGYGSGDYGFQGENRDHEGDTLQDDGRDPPNDAALETTVRGALSTLPITALDVRVERGEAYLYGIAVNRDAMRLAAEAALAVDGVKDVYNSLRTPDQSAGGEVDPRSSRDPDESA, from the coding sequence ATGAGCGACGACAAGGCGCCCGACCCGCGAACGCAAGACCACGCCCATCAAGGGCAAGCCGACCTCGGCTACGGCTATGGCAGCGGTGACTACGGCTTTCAAGGCGAGAACCGCGACCACGAAGGTGACACTCTTCAAGACGACGGGCGAGATCCGCCGAACGACGCCGCGCTCGAGACGACGGTGCGAGGGGCCCTCTCCACGCTGCCGATCACAGCCCTCGACGTTCGCGTGGAGCGCGGCGAAGCGTACTTGTACGGCATCGCCGTCAACCGTGACGCGATGCGCCTCGCCGCCGAGGCAGCCCTCGCCGTGGACGGCGTGAAGGACGTGTACAACTCCTTGCGCACGCCCGACCAGAGCGCGGGCGGCGAAGTCGATCCTCGCTCTTCGCGCGATCCGGACGAGTCCGCATGA
- a CDS encoding HD domain-containing protein, with amino-acid sequence MAANLLGKIARLARSLHASRARPDDAFAARFLQGGEGVVYLAMDPRDREHACRVARTLLTVRPDAPPHLVAAALLHDCGKSTRPYRVAERVLAGLVPMRFAARLPVGFVQVRARHARLGASMLQAVNARPEVIRLVERHHTPDDGDARLLHDLDDLE; translated from the coding sequence TTGGCCGCCAACCTCCTCGGCAAGATCGCCCGGCTCGCGCGCAGTCTGCACGCGAGCCGGGCTCGGCCCGACGACGCCTTCGCCGCCCGTTTTCTCCAAGGCGGCGAAGGCGTCGTCTACCTCGCCATGGATCCGCGCGACCGCGAACACGCGTGCCGAGTCGCGCGTACGCTGCTGACCGTGCGGCCCGACGCGCCGCCTCACCTCGTCGCCGCCGCCCTCCTGCACGACTGCGGCAAGAGCACGCGGCCTTACCGAGTCGCGGAACGCGTTCTCGCGGGGCTCGTTCCGATGCGCTTCGCGGCGCGTCTGCCCGTGGGCTTCGTGCAGGTGCGCGCTCGGCACGCTCGCCTCGGCGCGTCGATGCTTCAGGCAGTGAACGCGCGCCCCGAGGTGATTCGTCTCGTCGAGCGACACCATACGCCCGACGACGGCGACGCTCGCTTGCTGCACGACCTCGACGATCTCGAATGA